From Bacillus sp. FSL K6-3431, the proteins below share one genomic window:
- a CDS encoding GNAT family N-acetyltransferase: MNISPLDQGRIIDLVNLWNKEIGKQFPMREELFKQNSLDDNNVHASGSGIALNESDEVIGFVISKRWQEDLEVEMNTETGWIQVLLVDSEYRGKGIGSALLKKAETALKADGAVKITLGSDPWHYFPGLPSGFDKTIRWFEKRGYKHNIQVYDLISHYEDEVESSMPDKEDIEFMMLKMDEKEAFIDFMHRTFPGRWEYEAIQYFKKGGTGREFVVLKSKGEILGFCRVNDIHSPFIAQNVYWSPLFNTPLGGLGPLGVDSSIRGKGYGLAIVEAGVHFLRNRGIHSIVIDWTVYIEFYGKLGYEPWQKYEAYSKEIQIEMNRVEN, encoded by the coding sequence ATGAACATTTCACCGCTTGATCAAGGAAGAATAATAGATTTAGTGAATCTTTGGAACAAAGAGATTGGTAAGCAATTTCCAATGAGAGAGGAATTGTTTAAGCAAAATAGCCTGGATGATAATAATGTGCATGCATCTGGCTCTGGTATTGCGTTAAATGAAAGTGATGAAGTAATTGGATTCGTTATTAGTAAACGCTGGCAGGAAGATTTGGAAGTGGAGATGAATACAGAAACGGGTTGGATTCAAGTACTTCTAGTCGACTCTGAATATAGGGGAAAAGGTATTGGATCAGCTTTACTTAAAAAGGCAGAGACTGCATTAAAAGCGGATGGAGCTGTTAAAATTACATTAGGAAGTGATCCCTGGCACTATTTCCCCGGGTTACCGAGTGGATTTGATAAAACAATCAGATGGTTTGAAAAGCGTGGTTATAAACATAATATTCAAGTCTATGATTTAATTTCCCACTATGAGGATGAGGTCGAAAGTTCAATGCCTGACAAGGAGGATATAGAATTTATGATGTTGAAGATGGACGAAAAGGAAGCGTTCATTGACTTTATGCATCGTACTTTTCCAGGACGTTGGGAATATGAAGCAATTCAGTATTTTAAAAAAGGTGGCACAGGTAGGGAGTTTGTAGTTCTAAAAAGCAAAGGTGAAATCCTTGGTTTTTGTAGGGTCAATGATATACACTCTCCGTTTATCGCCCAGAACGTTTACTGGTCCCCATTATTTAATACGCCATTAGGTGGACTAGGGCCACTAGGAGTTGATTCAAGTATTCGTGGAAAAGGATATGGCTTGGCCATTGTGGAAGCTGGTGTCCACTTTTTGAGAAATAGAGGGATTCATTCTATTGTGATTGATTGGACTGTTTATATCGAGTTTTATGGAAAACTTGGTTATGAGCCATGGCAAAAATATGAAGCATATAGCAAAGAAATACAGATTGAAATGAATCGTGTTGAGAATTAG
- a CDS encoding sulfite exporter TauE/SafE family protein gives MDMTFIIVIFLIGFVGSLISGMLGIGGSIIKYPLLLFIPPLFGLAAFSAHEVAGISAIQVLFATIGGVWAYRKGAYLNKALIIYMGTAILIGSLIGGFGSNVMSENGINLIYGILALLAAIMMFIPNKGIDDIPLDQVVFNKWTAAVMALIVGVGAGIVGAAGAFLLVPIMLVVLKIPTRMTIASSLAITFISSIGSTAGKLLTGQVDYYPALVMVIASIIAAPIGAKIGKKMNTKLLKMMLAGLILATAVKIWLDILP, from the coding sequence ATGGACATGACCTTTATTATTGTTATTTTTTTAATTGGCTTTGTCGGATCTTTAATTTCGGGGATGCTTGGTATAGGGGGATCGATTATTAAATATCCACTGTTGTTATTTATTCCTCCTTTATTCGGATTAGCAGCATTCAGTGCCCATGAAGTGGCTGGAATCAGTGCTATCCAAGTATTGTTTGCTACGATTGGTGGAGTTTGGGCATATAGAAAGGGTGCTTATTTAAATAAAGCATTAATCATTTATATGGGGACAGCTATCTTAATTGGGAGCTTGATCGGGGGATTCGGATCAAATGTAATGTCTGAGAATGGTATCAATCTTATATATGGTATTTTGGCATTGCTAGCGGCCATTATGATGTTCATTCCTAATAAAGGAATTGACGATATTCCGCTCGATCAAGTTGTTTTTAATAAATGGACTGCTGCAGTAATGGCTTTGATTGTAGGAGTTGGAGCAGGCATTGTTGGTGCTGCGGGTGCGTTTTTGCTGGTACCGATTATGCTAGTCGTTTTGAAAATCCCAACAAGAATGACTATTGCATCATCACTCGCAATTACATTCATTTCGTCGATAGGTTCTACCGCAGGGAAATTACTCACGGGTCAAGTGGATTACTATCCAGCACTCGTAATGGTTATTGCTAGTATCATAGCAGCGCCCATCGGAGCTAAAATTGGAAAAAAGATGAATACAAAATTGCTAAAAATGATGTTAGCAGGTCTAATTTTAGCTACAGCAGTGAAAATTTGGCTAGATATCCTACCATAA
- a CDS encoding MBL fold metallo-hydrolase, with translation MAVQAMNAKVLTKKVFNEEKLFILDVRNEDAFRDWKVEGKNFKYLNVPYFDLLDGVEVILNQIPSDHDILVICAKEGSSIMVADMLVDKGLINVFYLEGGMKAWSEHLESVKIGDLKNGGSLYQFVRIGKGCLSYMVVSNGEAAVIDASRMIDTYLDFAEQMDVRITHAFDTHLHADHISGGRKIVEKTEGTYWLPSKDAEDVTFDYMPLNNGLNVTVGNSSININALYSPGHTIGSTSFIIDDTYLMTGDILFIDSIGRPDLAGKAEDWVSDLRESLYIRYKNLSDELLVLPAHFTQIEELNKNGSVSKKLGELFTNNHGLNIEDEQAFRKLVTENLPPQPNAYQEIRKTNMGKINPDNEEQREMEIGPNRCAVS, from the coding sequence ATGGCTGTGCAAGCAATGAATGCGAAGGTTTTAACGAAAAAGGTTTTTAATGAGGAGAAGTTATTTATTTTGGATGTTCGAAATGAAGATGCATTCCGAGATTGGAAAGTTGAAGGGAAAAACTTTAAATATTTGAATGTACCATATTTTGATTTATTGGATGGAGTAGAAGTGATATTAAATCAAATTCCGTCTGACCATGATATTCTTGTCATTTGTGCAAAAGAGGGTTCCTCTATAATGGTAGCAGATATGCTTGTTGATAAAGGATTAATAAATGTTTTTTATCTTGAAGGTGGCATGAAAGCATGGAGTGAACATTTAGAGTCTGTAAAAATTGGAGATCTAAAAAACGGTGGATCGTTGTATCAATTTGTGCGCATCGGCAAAGGGTGTCTTTCCTATATGGTCGTTTCAAACGGAGAAGCTGCGGTCATTGATGCTTCACGGATGATTGATACGTATTTAGATTTTGCGGAACAAATGGACGTGAGAATCACTCATGCGTTTGACACGCATCTTCATGCAGATCATATTTCAGGAGGAAGAAAAATCGTGGAAAAAACAGAGGGAACATACTGGCTTCCATCGAAAGATGCAGAAGATGTCACGTTTGACTATATGCCTTTAAATAATGGGTTAAATGTAACGGTTGGAAATTCTTCAATTAATATAAACGCGCTTTATTCACCGGGACATACGATTGGTTCCACCTCCTTCATAATAGATGACACATATCTCATGACTGGAGATATATTATTTATTGATTCTATTGGACGTCCTGACTTAGCTGGAAAAGCGGAAGACTGGGTTAGCGATTTGCGTGAATCTCTTTATATACGCTATAAAAATTTATCGGACGAACTGCTTGTCCTTCCAGCACATTTCACGCAAATCGAAGAATTAAATAAAAATGGGAGTGTTTCAAAAAAACTAGGTGAACTATTTACGAACAATCATGGATTAAACATCGAGGATGAGCAAGCATTTAGAAAGCTAGTAACAGAAAACTTACCTCCACAACCGAATGCTTATCAAGAAATTCGCAAAACAAATATGGGGAAAATTAATCCTGATAATGAAGAACAACGGGAAATGGAAATCGGACCAAACCGTTGCGCAGTAAGTTAA
- a CDS encoding rhodanese-like domain-containing protein: MKQYTVDEVKVMLESKKLINILDVREAEEVAKGKIPGVIHIPLGLLEFRLQDLNKSKEYIVVCRSGGRSGSAVQLLESRGYQVVNMVGGMLEWQGEIE, from the coding sequence ATGAAACAATATACCGTTGATGAAGTGAAAGTAATGTTGGAAAGTAAAAAACTAATAAATATACTTGATGTACGTGAGGCGGAAGAAGTAGCGAAGGGGAAAATTCCAGGTGTCATTCATATTCCTCTTGGGTTGTTGGAATTCCGTCTGCAAGATTTGAATAAAAGCAAGGAATACATTGTTGTATGTCGATCAGGAGGTAGAAGCGGTAGCGCTGTTCAATTATTAGAAAGCCGTGGTTATCAAGTGGTAAATATGGTCGGTGGAATGCTTGAATGGCAAGGAGAAATAGAGTAA
- a CDS encoding rhodanese-like domain-containing protein: protein MVFITDVLFAVILFLLIKRFLPVKGVRNITIQDLKIKLKDNNNQFIDVRTLGEFNQYHIPHFKNIPLHELSRQVSQLSKDEYVIVICQSGMRSLKAGKILKKQGFSKILNVKGGVSAWR from the coding sequence TTGGTTTTTATAACCGATGTGCTTTTCGCAGTGATCTTGTTTTTATTAATAAAAAGATTTCTGCCTGTTAAGGGTGTTAGAAATATTACGATACAGGATTTGAAAATTAAATTAAAAGATAATAACAACCAATTTATCGATGTTCGTACTTTAGGAGAGTTTAATCAATATCATATTCCGCATTTTAAAAACATTCCTTTACACGAACTTTCGCGGCAAGTAAGTCAATTATCTAAAGATGAGTATGTGATCGTCATTTGTCAAAGCGGCATGAGGAGTCTCAAGGCGGGTAAAATATTAAAAAAACAAGGATTTAGTAAAATATTGAATGTAAAAGGCGGAGTAAGTGCATGGAGGTAG
- a CDS encoding sulfurtransferase TusA family protein, with amino-acid sequence MNSIKTDKILDAKGLACPMPIVKTKKVISEMEAGQILAILATDKGSTADLKAWSERLGHHYLGTREEGVVLKHYVRKSTSEEAVEKTYPHIVSNEELKNMMNDGSAVIVDVREEAEYAFNHLEGALSIPLGELENRLHDLNKEDEIYVICRTGNRSDMAAQKLVENGFVNVKNVVPGMGAWSEQEEK; translated from the coding sequence ATGAATTCAATTAAGACAGACAAAATTTTAGACGCCAAAGGGCTTGCTTGTCCAATGCCAATTGTAAAGACCAAAAAAGTGATAAGTGAAATGGAAGCAGGTCAAATACTGGCAATTTTAGCAACAGATAAAGGCTCGACTGCTGACTTAAAAGCATGGTCTGAGCGTTTAGGGCACCATTATTTAGGGACAAGGGAAGAAGGCGTAGTTCTTAAACATTATGTTAGAAAATCAACAAGTGAAGAAGCTGTTGAAAAGACATACCCACATATTGTTAGTAATGAAGAACTTAAAAACATGATGAACGATGGAAGTGCAGTCATAGTTGATGTCAGGGAAGAGGCAGAATATGCATTTAACCATCTAGAAGGTGCGCTTTCCATTCCATTAGGAGAGTTAGAAAATCGCCTTCATGATTTAAATAAAGAAGATGAGATTTATGTCATTTGTCGAACGGGCAATCGCAGCGATATGGCTGCGCAAAAATTAGTGGAGAATGGGTTTGTTAATGTAAAAAACGTTGTTCCAGGCATGGGTGCTTGGTCTGAACAGGAGGAGAAATAA